One Planctomycetia bacterium DNA segment encodes these proteins:
- a CDS encoding thioredoxin-disulfide reductase — MSAKTETVVIIGSGPAGWAAAIYTARANLEPLVFEGAITEENRIAGTLPLGQLALTTEVENYPGFPAGNMEEYLDRAMAEDKRQMMPPHSKHGISGPELMELMRQQAVNFGTRIITDDIAKVDLSKRPFKLTTLEGQEIVAKSVIVATGARANYLGLPSEDHYKNRGVSACAVCDGALPRFRNKPLVVVGGGDSAVEEATYLSKFASRVYMVHRRDELRASKIMAARALNDPKIEMVWNSGLDEVLGNDKEGVTAVRVKQVKGGEPRELPASGLFLAIGHTPNTVFLDGQLELTAKKYIRWTVPFRTNTSVEGVFAAGDVADDYYRQAITAAGSGCMAALDAERWLAGQGEH; from the coding sequence GTGTCCGCGAAAACTGAAACAGTCGTCATCATTGGCAGTGGCCCGGCCGGTTGGGCTGCGGCGATCTATACCGCCCGGGCGAACTTGGAACCGCTCGTGTTCGAGGGCGCGATCACTGAAGAGAACCGCATCGCCGGTACGCTGCCGCTCGGGCAATTGGCGCTCACGACCGAGGTCGAAAATTACCCCGGCTTTCCGGCTGGGAACATGGAGGAATACCTCGATCGCGCGATGGCGGAGGACAAGCGACAGATGATGCCGCCGCATAGCAAGCATGGGATCAGCGGTCCCGAACTCATGGAGTTGATGCGGCAGCAGGCGGTCAATTTCGGCACGCGGATCATCACGGACGACATCGCCAAAGTCGATTTGAGCAAGCGGCCGTTCAAGCTGACCACTTTGGAAGGCCAGGAGATTGTCGCCAAATCGGTGATTGTGGCGACCGGCGCGCGGGCCAACTACCTGGGGCTGCCGTCGGAGGACCATTACAAGAATCGTGGCGTGAGCGCGTGCGCCGTCTGCGACGGGGCATTGCCGCGGTTTCGCAACAAGCCGCTCGTGGTGGTCGGCGGCGGCGATTCGGCCGTCGAGGAAGCGACGTACCTCTCAAAGTTCGCGAGCCGCGTGTACATGGTGCATCGCCGCGACGAACTGCGGGCGTCGAAGATCATGGCCGCTCGGGCGCTGAACGATCCGAAGATCGAAATGGTTTGGAATAGCGGGCTGGACGAAGTGCTCGGCAACGACAAGGAAGGGGTGACCGCGGTCCGTGTCAAGCAAGTCAAAGGCGGCGAGCCGCGCGAACTCCCGGCGTCCGGATTGTTCCTGGCAATCGGCCACACGCCGAACACCGTGTTCCTCGACGGACAATTGGAATTGACCGCGAAGAAATACATCCGTTGGACCGTGCCATTCCGCACGAACACGAGCGTGGAAGGGGTCTTCGCCGCCGGCGACGTCGCCGACGACTACTACCGCCAGGCGATCACGGCCGCTGGCTCCGGCTGCATGGCGGCGCTCGACGCGGAACGCTGGCTGGCGGGACAAGGAGAGCATTGA
- a CDS encoding carbon starvation CstA family protein has protein sequence MVLLPIVLVSAVILIVAYFTYGRLLARLLDLDPNRPTPANTLRDDLDFIPTEPQFLLSQHFSAIAAAGPIVGPILAGIAFGWLPALIWILVGSILIGGVHDLTALVASIRHQARSIAEVVRDHMSKRSYLLFLAFIWIALVYIIVAFTDITAASFVGSQTLESGQEVTGAGIASSSLMYLALPIVMGLLLRYTRLTVGWATVLFLPLVGLAIWKGQAWPFDLGAMLGLSSETTTRQAWDVLLLGYCLVAGVLPVWMLLQPRGHLGGYFLYVALAAFGIGMVVGSGTEVKYPAFTGWTTAKGETLAPILFITIACGACSGFHSLIASGSTSKQLRVETDAKPIAYGAMLLEAMVAICSLCCVMMLTADSPLLTSGPNNIYANGLSTLLSGVGVGGLRLDPQLVVCFALMAFVTFVYDTLDVCTRLGRYIIQELTGLHNAAGRWLGTGLTAGVPLMFVMQTSLGPDGNPTPVWRTYWALFGASNQLLAALTLLGVTVWLWKTKRAAWVWLVVGLPAAWMYTVSTWALILMVRGNFLDGKDGWRITTTWVGLVLIALAALMLVEALRVLLSLGRSEPPRSMKSAMAPSA, from the coding sequence ATGGTGCTGCTCCCCATCGTACTGGTCTCCGCGGTCATCCTGATCGTGGCTTATTTCACTTACGGCCGCTTGCTCGCGCGGCTGTTGGACCTCGATCCGAACCGGCCGACGCCAGCCAACACCCTGCGCGACGATTTGGATTTCATCCCGACCGAACCGCAGTTCCTGCTCAGCCAGCATTTCTCGGCGATCGCGGCCGCCGGGCCGATCGTCGGCCCGATCCTGGCCGGCATCGCCTTTGGTTGGCTGCCGGCGCTGATCTGGATTCTGGTCGGCTCGATCCTCATCGGCGGCGTCCACGACCTAACCGCGCTCGTGGCCTCGATTCGCCATCAGGCCCGGTCGATCGCCGAAGTCGTGCGCGACCACATGTCGAAGCGCTCGTACTTGCTCTTCCTGGCGTTCATCTGGATCGCGTTGGTCTACATCATCGTCGCCTTCACCGATATCACGGCCGCCTCGTTCGTCGGTTCACAGACGTTGGAAAGCGGGCAAGAGGTCACCGGCGCCGGCATCGCCAGTTCGTCGTTGATGTATTTGGCCCTCCCGATCGTGATGGGCCTGCTACTGCGCTACACGCGGCTCACCGTCGGTTGGGCGACGGTGCTGTTTCTGCCGCTCGTGGGCCTGGCCATTTGGAAAGGTCAGGCCTGGCCCTTCGATCTAGGAGCGATGCTCGGCCTTTCCTCCGAAACCACGACGCGGCAGGCCTGGGACGTGTTGTTGTTGGGCTACTGTCTCGTCGCCGGAGTATTGCCCGTCTGGATGCTGCTGCAACCCCGCGGACATCTCGGCGGCTATTTCCTGTACGTCGCTCTCGCAGCGTTCGGGATCGGCATGGTCGTCGGCTCCGGCACCGAAGTGAAATACCCTGCGTTCACCGGCTGGACCACGGCCAAGGGAGAAACGCTTGCGCCGATCTTGTTCATCACCATCGCCTGCGGGGCCTGCTCAGGCTTCCACTCGCTGATCGCCTCGGGCAGCACCTCGAAGCAACTCCGCGTGGAAACCGACGCCAAGCCGATCGCCTACGGCGCAATGCTTTTGGAAGCCATGGTCGCCATCTGCTCGCTCTGCTGCGTGATGATGCTGACGGCCGATTCGCCGTTGCTGACGAGCGGTCCGAACAACATCTACGCCAACGGTCTCAGCACGTTGCTTTCCGGCGTTGGCGTCGGCGGCCTCCGCCTCGATCCGCAGCTCGTCGTCTGTTTCGCGCTGATGGCTTTCGTGACGTTCGTCTACGACACGCTCGACGTCTGCACGCGGCTGGGCCGCTACATCATTCAAGAACTCACCGGCCTGCACAACGCCGCCGGGCGTTGGCTCGGCACTGGGCTCACCGCCGGCGTGCCACTTATGTTCGTGATGCAGACGTCGCTCGGTCCCGATGGCAACCCGACGCCTGTGTGGCGCACCTATTGGGCGCTGTTCGGCGCGAGCAATCAACTGCTCGCGGCGCTCACGCTGCTCGGCGTGACCGTCTGGCTCTGGAAAACCAAACGCGCCGCCTGGGTCTGGCTGGTCGTCGGCTTGCCGGCGGCCTGGATGTACACGGTCAGCACCTGGGCGCTGATCCTCATGGTCCGCGGCAATTTTCTGGACGGCAAAGACGGCTGGCGCATAACAACGACCTGGGTCGGCCTGGTGCTCATCGCCCTGGCGGCGCTGATGCTCGTCGAAGCACTGCGCGTGTTGCTCTCGCTCGGCCGTTCTGAACCGCCAAGATCGATGAAATCAGCGATGGCGCCGAGCGCGTAA
- a CDS encoding response regulator transcription factor: MSIRILVTDDHELVRSGIKAMLAGTEIEVAAEATTGAEAVERCAAETFDVVLLDIRMPNGDGLQALTRLRQDHPNLPVLMLTAFENPTYVARALALGATGYMLKETPREQLLAMIRKAARGEECWSREELRRVTGALSTPRISGDLDVPLTQRESEVLRQLAFGLTNKEIAQALGISYETVKEHVQHILRKIGVSDRTQAAVWAVRKGLV; the protein is encoded by the coding sequence ATGAGCATTCGCATTCTGGTGACCGACGATCACGAACTGGTCCGCTCGGGAATTAAGGCGATGTTGGCGGGCACGGAAATCGAAGTCGCCGCCGAGGCGACGACGGGTGCGGAGGCGGTGGAGCGCTGCGCCGCCGAGACCTTCGATGTCGTGCTGCTCGATATCCGTATGCCGAATGGCGACGGCTTGCAGGCGCTGACCCGACTACGGCAGGACCACCCGAACTTGCCGGTGCTGATGTTGACGGCCTTCGAGAATCCGACCTACGTGGCGCGGGCCTTGGCGCTGGGCGCGACGGGGTACATGCTCAAGGAAACGCCGCGAGAACAATTACTGGCGATGATTCGCAAAGCGGCCCGTGGCGAAGAATGCTGGTCGCGCGAGGAATTGCGTCGCGTCACGGGCGCGCTCTCGACACCGCGCATTTCCGGCGATCTGGACGTCCCGCTCACGCAACGGGAATCCGAAGTGCTGCGGCAACTCGCTTTCGGCCTGACGAACAAAGAAATCGCTCAAGCGCTGGGCATCAGCTACGAAACGGTCAAGGAACACGTGCAACATATCTTGCGCAAGATCGGCGTTTCGGATCGCACACAAGCGGCCGTGTGGGCGGTGCGCAAGGGGTTGGTGTAA
- a CDS encoding PAS domain-containing protein, with product MTVDPVSLPIAGARPSAEALVAENRQLRAQLAALENRISAAQRTRAPTASPRLASHPSLEHFQQVVQHAPVAVWQIRADGIVTLSDGQALAALGMAPGRLVGKNFFEVYADQPKIVDEAKRALAGEEFGDIGEFLGRTFDFSYRPIRDADGRVQFALGLAVDITERVQAEAALKKAHNELEQRVEQRTRELSETNSQLDCEVNERKRAVTALEERNRVLQSILASIADGVCVCDIDGRFIVFNPAAARILGRGPISDQPDAWSEHYGLYLADAETPIPESQLPMVRALRGEVVVEEEIFVLHDELSAPVWLSVNAQPVRDSEGRITGAVAAFRDFTEAKQSRDALNNERRFLEYALAVHERDRQLIAYELHDGLVQEISASLMYLESLALRLTGIDDKSRDDFATVVQMLRDAMQEARLVISGLRPPILDEQGVVAAIEYLVHEQVGFGAPPIAFTHEVSWKRLDSLLEAMLFRIVQEALTNLRTHSQAERGEVTLHEANGRIRLTISDDGVGFSPRKVSENRFGLQGIRKRVALLRGRIDIDSAPGKGTRLTIELPIELGPATVRNP from the coding sequence ATGACGGTCGACCCAGTTTCACTTCCGATTGCGGGCGCGCGACCGAGCGCGGAAGCGCTGGTTGCGGAAAATCGCCAACTCCGGGCGCAGCTCGCGGCGTTGGAGAACCGCATTTCCGCGGCGCAACGAACCCGTGCGCCGACGGCCTCCCCGCGACTTGCATCGCACCCCTCGCTAGAGCATTTCCAGCAGGTGGTTCAGCATGCCCCAGTGGCGGTGTGGCAGATAAGAGCCGATGGCATCGTCACACTCAGCGACGGCCAGGCATTGGCGGCTCTTGGTATGGCGCCGGGACGTCTGGTCGGAAAGAACTTCTTTGAGGTCTATGCGGATCAGCCAAAAATCGTCGACGAGGCGAAGCGAGCGCTGGCGGGCGAGGAATTCGGAGACATCGGCGAGTTCCTTGGACGGACTTTTGATTTTTCTTATCGCCCGATTCGCGATGCGGACGGTCGAGTTCAGTTCGCACTGGGCCTGGCCGTCGACATTACGGAAAGGGTGCAGGCCGAAGCCGCGCTGAAAAAGGCTCACAACGAATTAGAGCAGCGGGTCGAGCAGCGTACGCGAGAGCTTTCGGAGACGAACTCGCAACTCGATTGCGAGGTCAATGAACGCAAGCGCGCCGTCACCGCGCTCGAGGAGCGCAATCGAGTCTTGCAGTCGATCTTGGCGAGCATCGCCGATGGCGTGTGCGTGTGCGATATCGACGGGCGTTTTATCGTCTTCAATCCCGCGGCAGCGAGGATACTCGGGCGCGGCCCGATTTCGGATCAACCGGACGCCTGGAGCGAACACTATGGGCTCTACCTCGCGGACGCCGAAACGCCGATCCCAGAAAGTCAGCTTCCCATGGTCCGCGCGTTGCGCGGCGAAGTCGTCGTCGAAGAAGAGATTTTCGTTCTGCACGACGAACTGTCGGCGCCGGTGTGGTTGAGCGTGAATGCGCAGCCGGTACGCGATTCCGAGGGGCGCATTACCGGCGCCGTGGCGGCGTTTCGCGATTTCACGGAAGCGAAGCAATCGCGGGACGCGCTGAATAACGAGCGGCGATTTCTGGAATACGCCCTGGCGGTTCATGAACGGGATCGTCAATTGATCGCTTACGAATTGCATGATGGGCTCGTGCAAGAGATTTCCGCGTCGCTGATGTATTTGGAATCGCTGGCGCTGCGTTTGACCGGAATCGACGACAAATCGCGCGACGACTTCGCGACGGTCGTGCAGATGCTGCGCGACGCCATGCAAGAAGCGCGGCTGGTGATCAGCGGGTTGCGTCCGCCGATTCTTGACGAGCAAGGCGTCGTGGCGGCGATCGAGTATCTCGTTCACGAACAAGTTGGCTTTGGCGCTCCGCCGATCGCGTTCACACACGAGGTGTCTTGGAAGCGACTGGATTCGCTGCTGGAGGCAATGCTGTTCCGCATCGTGCAAGAAGCGCTCACGAACCTGCGCACGCACAGTCAGGCGGAGCGCGGCGAGGTCACGTTACACGAGGCGAACGGACGCATTCGGCTGACGATCTCCGACGACGGCGTGGGCTTTTCGCCGAGGAAGGTCTCCGAGAATCGCTTTGGTTTGCAGGGCATTCGCAAGCGCGTCGCGCTCTTGCGCGGGCGAATTGATATCGATAGTGCGCCTGGGAAGGGTACGCGGCTGACGATCGAGCTACCGATCGAGCTCGGTCCGGCCACGGTTCGCAATCCATAG